The Cryptomeria japonica chromosome 6, Sugi_1.0, whole genome shotgun sequence genomic interval CACTAAGAGTTTTCAACAAAAAGCAATTAATACaaaagtttgtttttttgtttgtttgtttgtttgttttaagaaataaatgattttaaaattGAATATCCTCTATTGATAACATAATTAAAATAACAAAATGCCAATAACTTTTGTTAAATTTACCTTCAAATTCTGAATTTTTTTTCTGAGAGCTTATCTACTACATACCTCAAAACCCAAAAACAATTCAGACAAAAATTCATTATGGTTTCGAGGTTATGATGGAAAATAAATGTTGGCCTATACTgtatctttgataccacttgttatgatATTTATTGTccaaatatttataaaaatttaaaatatatcagACCACTTCATCGGGATGACCTCCAATAATCAAATAATAACATGTGAATTAAATAACAGATTATATGATGATATGAGAGAGAGTTCTCATCCTTATTTATAGGCTTAACTATGTAGGGACATACACCTTCATCCTAATTAAGAGGTATCAATGTATTATCTAGTATTTATGTTAGGGTTAAGCATGCCACAAGTGTTTATCCTTATTATTTTTAGGAATACATATTATATACTTAGGAATATATCATATCGAGATCATAACAAATGGTGAAAGTGTATTGTGGTTCTATAGACTTTTACAAATCGTTAAAACTATTCTTCAACATTCTCACTGGCAAGCTTAGGATTTCAATTCTTATAGAATTGGTAAATTACAATTAGTTAGGGCACTCTAGGAGCCCATTATTGGCATAGTACACATAAGTGTTTGTGAGAAAGGAAGATCAAAGTACCAATGCGGTTAATTAGCGTTTTCAACTCCTCTCTACTATTTTTTTGCTACACATGTACATAGAAAAGTttgaagaatttatttcaagttgCTTGGGCATATATGGTTAGTTATTGTACAAAGTTTATAttgtttttattctattttttagaTGAGATTATTTGATGTCTTACTCAAAATAATGTTTCTAGAGACAACTTCATATCTTAACATCCTTTTGTGACATAGATGGTCTTCAAGTAAATCTTGTAAAAACAAAAGGTATGGTTTCCAACACTTCAAAGCATATTCTTAAGCAAGTTCTCATATATAAAAGGTCAAAGGGTTGAGATATTTTTTTGTATGTATATCTAAGGGTCATTTCTTTTGGACCACACTTTAATTTCTCACCTATTGTTGAATCTAGTTTGAGTAAATGTTGTTTGTCTCTCACCACTCTTGAGAAATAATACTTTGAGCTTTAGTTTTAAAATATCTAAAATTAGATTCGCCTGTTTCATTCACCGGATACATCCAATCTTTTGAAACTCAAGGGGCCTTACCTTAGCAAAGCCAATCAAAATTGAGTTAAAATAGTGCTTACTTCCATATTATGCAAGCTTGCAATAAAAGGCCAATTCCTTAAGACATTGAATTCTCATTGAATTTGTATTGCTCCATATATTATTGGTGTGATTTTTTAATTGCAATCTATGGTACATAAGCTTAAATGGACGACTAATAATTTTGTTGACTATTTTATATAACCATATCAATCATTCAAATCCTCTATATGACTAGCTTCTTGTGGGATCTACTTTGGGTAGTATGCCAAGATTTCTACTTTGCTAGGTTTTATAGGGATTAACATGGAGATAAGTTTCCTATGCCTAATTTTCAATCGACACACCATATTATTATACAAAGGAGAAAAATAAGGTATCAAAGATGAGATCCATAGAGCTTCGTTATAATCCAAATGGTTAGTGTCTTGGAATTCTCTTTCCTTAAAGGTTCAACACTAGTACAATACATATCTTCAATTTGAGGATGATATCATTCAACCTTGAAATTGTACTAAGGTCTTCCTTCCCTACAATTTAAGAGTCCTCGTAGCACATTTCAAAGTATGCTCACACTCCCTTTGCATAGAGATCAATCACCACAGTCTTTAGGTGCATTGTATTTGTTAGATTTGTTCGATGGATATCGAAATTGGGGATCATTTTATTTTCAAATGCTCTTCTTATTATGAGATTAGGAACAATTGACAAGTCATTGTCCTCACCTTGTTTCTTCTCTAGGATTGAGCCAAGAGCACGAGCTATAAGTTGAAATGTCTTTAGCTAAGAGCCTAGAGTTGAGAGCATTTCATCAAAGTTCCTGAGGCACAATCCTAGCCCCATCCCTTATGATGTTGAGACCTTGCACTCAACAAGGCTTGATCTCTCGTAGACGATATCAAGAATACATTGAACTTCACCACGATATCAATAATACATTGAACTTCACCATACCAAGAACCCATGAACTGAGGGACCTTTTTGTGTGATTTTCTAACCTAAAAGACTAAAAAGTTGATAAGTAGATAATATTCTCTATCCCaaatcaaattatgatattgctgtTAGAATTCAACTGTGTATAACTTTGGAGTCAACCTCATTGACTCATCTATCATATTAAAAACCTGTTTTCTGCTGACGTGGACATCGTCGCCGTCAAATCATCGTTGAAGATTGACACGTCACGGGCGGTTCAAATGAGGAGGATATGGCCGATCTATTTCCCTTTCCAACAGTTGAAATTCGTCCCatcaaataaatctaataatctCGCGACAACTAAGCTACAGCCGGACAAGATTGGAATCAACTTTTCTGTACACCTTGGATCCCGGTAACAAATTATTGCTACCACAATATGAATCCAGTTTGAATGTTGCCCTCGCAACTAATTTCATCAGAAAGTTCTGATTTTTCAGGGAGGTAAAACAGAAGCGCAGGAGAAGTGAAACAGCAGGGATGTCGTTAGAACTGACTGTGATATCACCCGCCAGCAATAGCAATGGATCTGCGCGAGATCAATTAGTTGAAAGAGTCCCTTCAATCTGCAATAACGATGTGCCGGCCTGGTGGGAATCCATAGCCAGTGCGCGGTCTGCAATTCAAACCCTAATTTCTATTCTCGGCCACAGCAAATCTTTGGATGCCCTCCTCGATTCCGAACACCCAGGTAAAGACCTCCTCGACAGTCGCGATGTGGCCCGATCGATCTCCGCCAGGCTCCACAATCTCAACTCTGGTTCTGCCTCCGATGCCCTTTGCCAGTGGTTTTATGACACCTTCCAAAGCTCCAACCAAGATTTACACTTGGTTGTGCTGCGCTATGTTCCACTGATTGCCGGCCTTTACTTGTCCCGCCTCTTTAATCAAGCAAAGGCTGGCATTCAGCAACAGCATCAGCAGCATTTATCTGGTTTTGAGGCAGTGCTTTTGACCCTATATATGGCGGAGGTTAAGGTACGAGGTGGCCGCCCAGTAGTAATCACTGTGCCTGATCTGAACCAGCCCAGCCTGTATCATGAACCTCGCTACCCCTGCCGCGAGGGATCCCAATGTGGCACTGTTGGCCAGCTTTATGCCCCGTTGGAACCCCAGGTGGCAGTCATGTCAATGAAACGAGCTTCCATCGTTGGGGTCACACTGGAGCTCTTTTACCAGAAGATTGCTGTCATGCCCGCCGCTGCCAAGATTGAGGCTTGTGAGTTTGTTCAGGGCTGGGCCGGCCAAAACTGCACATGCGTATACAAGCTTGACAGGGCCGATGATGTGTCTCAGTCAAACGGGGAATGCAGGACACTGACGCAGTTAGGCACCGATGACGTGGCATATGATGGCAGTAACTCGAGCATCGATGACGTGGCAAAATTGAACATCGATGATGTGACATATGATGGCAATAATAACTTGAGATTTGATA includes:
- the LOC131050120 gene encoding uncharacterized protein LOC131050120, yielding MSLELTVISPASNSNGSARDQLVERVPSICNNDVPAWWESIASARSAIQTLISILGHSKSLDALLDSEHPGKDLLDSRDVARSISARLHNLNSGSASDALCQWFYDTFQSSNQDLHLVVLRYVPLIAGLYLSRLFNQAKAGIQQQHQQHLSGFEAVLLTLYMAEVKVRGGRPVVITVPDLNQPSLYHEPRYPCREGSQCGTVGQLYAPLEPQVAVMSMKRASIVGVTLELFYQKIAVMPAAAKIEACEFVQGWAGQNCTCVYKLDRADDVSQSNGECRTLTQLGTDDVAYDGSNSSIDDVAKLNIDDVTYDGNNNLRFDSVAYRSRGTLGGVAPPSSSLVIDRGRTTISGGDVAYESSRESEIDDVTKLSTSDVAYSKGSQPLNGGAEFDRGNKSQIDDVTEGSTRDISYTNGSMALSRNPAASSSLVIGKGRRTFDADDMAYNISNKSQIDDGTYLSTGDSKSLGGATTAASSSLVIYEGRLGRARGERIPLPWELLQPILRILGHCLMSPVNTPEVRDAASVATRILFARVSHDLVPEAILATRSLIKLDIAARERANFVAKSAANTAAATSTAAAGKPKKPEVHLVLK